The stretch of DNA AAACGTATCGTCGTTTCGCACAAAATCTGATCGTTGGCGATCGCTTGCACGCGATAACTGTTCGGGCCGCCAAAAACGTCTGTGAATCGCAGTTCGATCTTGCGACTCGAATCCGGTTCTAACTCGATCGGACCTTCATCAGTCTCGATGCAGTTACAACTACCAGCGACACGGTCAACTCGTATGGTGGATTTACCCGGATTGTGAAGCTCAACCACCCGGGTTTCGTTCTCGCCGGATTGAATCGATCCAAAATTGTATTCCTGTTCAGAAAACTCCGGCGTTTGGATTGGTTTGGATTGTTCGCATCCAACACCAAGAGCTATCAGACAAGTAAGGAAACTGAAACGTACTTTATCCAAACTTAGACTAGCCAATTTATTGCTCCGATCGTGTTCGTTTTGCAATGGCAACAAAAACCAGAGCCAAGAGCCCGGCCAAAGTTGTCCAACCGGATTGAACAAGATGCGAACAAAATGACGTAGCAATTTGCAATGTGGATGGTTCTAGCGATTCGGTTGCGATGACCATGATCGGAATTTCCGTAGTGCCTTCAATTTCAAACGTGAACAATTCGTTGGTTTGCGAGTCTAGCAAAACAGCGTTGCCATTCGCTTCGATCGTACGAAGGACGACGAAGTGCCCTAAAGATTCCCTTTTGAGGTCTGTTGACGTTGGCGCCATCCATGCAATCGCTGATGCACCGCGGTTTAGCAAGTGATTGACATGTGGGGCGTTATGTTGCTCGAGAAGCATCGCACGGGTGTTAAGACCAAGCGACTTGATCGCTTGTTCGATATCACCAAGGGTTACAAACGGTGATTGCATAAGCTGCGTAGTTGCCTCGTTTCGGGACCACGTAGCTCCTATCTCATCCGCACAGAACCTCGCACTGTCGTAGCCACAAAAACCGGCGGTCGCCACCTTCGGGGCAGCGTTCACGGTGCTGGTATCCCCAACCGTTTGCTGCTGGGCGAACGCTTGATCCGAAAGAAGGCTGCAAGCAGTAAGCAACGCTGCCTTCATTGACAACATCAATGGTGCGTTGCCAGCGTTCCTGTGTGAACTACGCATCGACTGTTTCCTGTCGCCACGACCGCAGCAGCAACAACCCGATGATGGCGATGGCCAGCCCCACGTTGATCCAAACGAAGGGCACTTTTTTCGCTTTGACGTTCGATCGTAGGTTCTCAGCAGAACGTGCTCGAATGCTCTTTAGTTGATCCGAAGTAAAGGGGATTTCTTCGATCTTCGTTTGTTCCTCGTGCCATACAACTGTGCCGGTTGGCCACGGCGGGAACCAATCATAAGAAGCCAGTTCGGCTTCGTCCAACTCAGTGACCTCGAGAAGTTGGAACTCCTGAGTCTGAGAGTAGGTCACACGTTTTCCCTTTTGGGGATAGCGATAGTTGCCGTAGAGGACGAGTTCTGAAACCGACATCCCCTGAACCACCTTGCTATGCGGCGTGACGTTGTGATCCCAACTTTCAAGCGTCAGGTACTCTGGCCAAGAACTGACCACGTATTGCAGATTCGCCCCTTCCGGAAGTTCTGACTTAAACTCCAACGCATCGCGGTCGGCAGTGTGCTTAACCTTCATGATCGTGAAATCATCTTTGACGGATTCCAAAGGCTCGTGGTCGACGATTCCATCAAATTTGTATACCGCCGGTGTGAGCGCGTTTAAGAATGGGTCATCCAAAACGACGGCTATGTTGATACCTGCGAGAACGCTGGCGGAGGAATTGGGGTTCCAGTTGGTGAAGTCGACCAATAGATCTCGCCAAAACACTCTCGATTCTTTGCCATCGAAACCCGAGAAGTAAGTCATCAAGGGATCTTCGTCCGTGTGCGGTTCGCCACGGTTCTGTTGAAAATGAACCATGCAAATGGGCACCGAGCTTCTGCCCTGGCTCCGACGTCCAATGACAAGCTCACGAGTACCTTCGTAAAGAATATCTCCCTTGCTTAGATAGATGCCTCCCGGTTCAGCTTCTGGGTGTTCGGTGATTTTGATTTCATATCGATACTTCTTTCCGAAGAAGTAGTCGCGGTTCCAAGCGACTCGGCGAATTTCATCAGCATTGGGGATATCGTCCGCCATGCCTGTTGCCGACCATGTCACGACAAACAGGCAAGCTAAATGGATACCCGTAAATGTGCTGATGCTAAGAATCGTGAAACGAAACACAAAACACCACGTCTTGACCGAGGCTTAGAAGTAACAACTTTGAGACTGACAAGGGATAGAGCGCACCCCAAATAGCGAGACTCAATTACAGGTCAGGAAATTGCCGCATGTTCCAGCACCGGTCTGGTTCCATGAACGACCTCCGCCAGGATTAGGCGAGCACGTTAGTTTCATACCTGGGCACTTGTCTCCATTCACTGCGGGCGGATAGCAATAATCATAAAGAAACGGGTAGCAGCGTTTCTGTTGCATTTGGGAGGTGCACTTATCAATTGTAGAGTTGCCATTACAGGGAATTCCCGGCCCGGCGCCTTGATAGGTTACCGTGCATACTGAAAGGTCGTCGTCGTAGCAACGTTCTTCCGCTCCATACCCACCAAGTCTGCTCATCAGACTTGTGTCATATCCCCAATCAAGTAGCGTGTAATTGGACGACGTTAGCACAGCCATTCCAAGGCAAGCCAACACGCCAAACGTCGAAACCCATCGAAAAATTTTCATAGCAAAGACCGTTGATACAATTGAAACGGCATTGTCGACACGTACGCCGTGCCGCATGGCTAAATGGTATGCTGTCCGGAGGGGGGGGCAAGCCTTTTTTTAAAAGATGCCAGGAGTCTTCAAACTCGTTCGCTGCTGACTTAGCTAGGATCTCTGACGCATTGCCTAGTCCGCATCTTTAATAGACAAGCGATCACGGGCGGATAG from Rubripirellula amarantea encodes:
- a CDS encoding DUF1573 domain-containing protein, translating into MLRHFVRILFNPVGQLWPGSWLWFLLPLQNEHDRSNKLASLSLDKVRFSFLTCLIALGVGCEQSKPIQTPEFSEQEYNFGSIQSGENETRVVELHNPGKSTIRVDRVAGSCNCIETDEGPIELEPDSSRKIELRFTDVFGGPNSYRVQAIANDQILCETTIRFEGKRPLVIIPQKTFAGVVPVNSQEELVIPYHIRNEHQILLTGIKLEPLPTDAPLLVSLDESDFEDTNTFRLIVRGNQQTKRRGFHHQQVRLEVGHSNSFSTIDVFIIVDLRDE